In the Natrinema sp. CBA1119 genome, CGGTTGTGGCAACATGGGGAGCGCCCTGATCAAGGGGCTCTGGCGGGCCGGGAACCACACGGTGACAGCGTGCGATCTCGATCCCGAGGCACTCGAGTCGGTCGCCGACTACGTCGATCGAACGACCTCGGACGTTTCGGAGGCGGCCGAGGCCGACGTCGTGATCGTCGCGGTCAAACCGGATATCGTCGGCGCGGTTCTCGAAGAGCTGGATCTCTCGCCCGAGCAGACGCTGCTCTCGATCGCCGCGGGCGTCTCCACCGACTACGTCGAAGCGCGGACCGACGCGAACGTCGTTCGGATCATGCCGAATCTCGCGGCCGAGACGGGGGACATGGCCGCCGCCGTGACCGCCGAGGGCGTCACCGACGAGGTGCGAGAACTGCTCGACGACGTCGGTGAGTTCGCCGAAATCGACGAGGCGAAGATGGACATCGCGACCGCCGTCAACGGGAGCGGCCCGGCCTTCGTCTTCTATCTCATCCAGGCGATGGCGGACGCGGGCGTCGAGGGCGGCCTCGAGCCCGACGACGCCGAGACGCTGGCCGCCCAGACGTTCAAGGGGGCCGCCGAGACCGTCCTCCGGGCCGACCGGAGCGTCGAGGAACTGATCGACGCCGTCTGTTCGCCCAACGGGACGACCATCGAGGGGATGGAAGTCCTCTGGGACAGCGACGCCGACGCCGACGTCGCCGCGGCGGTGACGGCGGCCGAAGAGCGCTCGGCTGAACTCGCGGCCGAATTCGACAGTGAGGACGATGCGTAAGGGACTCGAGGAGTCGGCCGTCGACGAGGCGCGACGGCTGGCGGCCGATGCGGACCGCGTGATCGTCAAGGCGGGGACGAACTCCCTGACCGACGCGGATTCCAATCTCGACGACGAGAAACTCGACAAGCTCGTCGACGACCTCGAGGACCTCCTCTCTCGCGACAAGGAGGTCATCCTCGTCTCGTCGGGTGCGATCGGGGCCGGTACGGGCCGGGTCGGGGCGTCGACCGGCACCGTCGAGGAGTCCCAGGCGCTGTCGACCGTCGGGCAGAGCCACCTCATGCACCGATACACCGAGAGCTTTGCGCGCTACGACCGGAAGGTCGCCCAGCTACTGCTGACCCAACACGACCTCGAGAACCCCGAGCGATTCACGAACCTCCGGAACACGATCGAGACGCTGCTCGAGTGGGGCGTCGTTCCGATCATCAACGAGAACGACGCGGTCGCGACCGAGGAGATCCGGATCGGCGACAACGACATGCTCTCGGCGGCGACGACGATCGGGATCGACGCAGACCTCCTGGTCACGCTGACCGACGTCGGCGGCGTCTACACCGGCAACCCGAAGCACGACTCCGACGCCGAACGCATCGAAGCGGTCGGCACCAACTACGACACGGTCCAGGAGATTATCTCCGAGAGCACGTCCGACGGGTTCGGCGGCATCCAGACGAAAGTCGAGGGCGCGCGCGACGTCAGCGAGCACGGAATTCCGGCCGTCATCGCGAAGTCAACCGAGCCCGACGTCCTCGCGAAGATCGCTACTGCCAAGCCCGTGGGGACCCTATTCCTTCCCATCAACGGTGTGCGCGATGACTGAGACCGACATCCAACGAGACGTCGAGCAAGCACAGACCGCGGCCCTCGAGCTCGCGAAACTGTCCGACGCGGAGCGGAGCGGGGCGCTGCACGAGATCGCCGACGCGATCGAAGCGCGAACCGACGAGATCCTCGCGGAAAACGAGAGAGACGTCGAGGAAGGCGAGCGGCTACTCGCAGAGGGCGAGTACACGCAAGCCCTCGTCGATCGACTGAAGCTCTCCGAGTCGAAGATCGAGAGCATCGCGGAGATGGTCCGCAGCGTCGCCGGGCAGGACGACCCGCTCGGAAAGACGCTCTCGGCCCGGGAACTCGACGAGGACCTCGAGCTCTACAAGGTCGCCACCCCGATCGGCGTCGTCGGGACGGTCTTCGAGTCCCGCCCCGACGCGCTCGTCCAGATCGCCGCGCTCGCACTCAGATCGGGGAACGCGGTCATTCTGAAGGGCGGAAGCGAGGCCCTGCACTCGAACCGAATCCTCTTCGAGATCATCGAAACGGCCGCGGCGTCGGCCGACGCCGACATCCCCGACGGCTGGGCGCAGCACGTCGAGGCCCGCGAGGACGTCGACGCCCTGCTCGAGATGGACGGAGCGATCGACCTCCTCATGCCCCGGGGCAGCTCCGAGTTCGTGAGCTACATCCAGAACAACACGAGCATTCCAGTGCTGGGCCACACGGAGGGAATTTGCCACGTCTACGTCGACGACGAGGCCGATCTCTCGATGGCCGAAGACATCGCCTACGACGCGAAGGTACAGTACCCCGCGGTCTGCAACGCCGTCGAGACGCTGCTGGTCCATGACGATATCGCCACGGCGTTCCTTCCCGCGATCGCGGACCGCTACGAGACCGCCGACGTCGAAATTCGGGGCGACGAGGCCACCCGCGAGATCGTCGACGTCGAGGCCGCGACCGATGCGGACTGGGACACGGAGTACGGCGACCTCATCGTCTCGATCCGGATCGTCGACTCGCTCGAGACCGCGATCGATCACATCACAACCCACGGCTCGAAGCACACCGAGTCGATCGTGACCGAGGACGAAGCGCGCGCGAGCACCTTCATGCGGAGTCTCGACTCCGCGAGCGTCTTCCACAACGCCTCGACCCGCTTCGCCGACGGCTACCGGTTCGGTCTCGGCGCCGAGGTCGGCATCAGCACGGGCAAGATCCACGCCCGCGGCCCCGTCGGCCTCGAGGGACTGACCACCTACAAGTACCACCTCGAGGGCGACGGCCAGCTCGTCGCCACCTACGCCGGCGAGGACGCGAAACCGTTCACGCACCAGAAGTTCGACGGCGAGTGGTCGCCCGGCCGCCTCTCCGACAAATAGGGTCTTCTTCCCGCGCCTACCCACGCGTGGGCGCGGATCGATACCCGTCTTCCGTCTTCTCTGCGAGATCGAGCAGAACGGCCCACTCGAGCAGCCGTTCGATCCGTTCGCGCTGCTTCTCTTCGGCGCGGATCGGACGCCGTCCACGTTCACCGGATTGTCGTCGCTCTTCGCGGACCGCTGTGGCAATCTCACTAGCGGTCAGCGAGCCGTCGGCTCGCTCGAGCGCTGAAAGCACTGCGTCGGCTCCGTCCACCCGCTCTCGAAACGCTCGACGGAGCCGGTCGGGCTCGAGCGCTGATGGGGTGTCCGAATCGGTCTCCGCACTCGAGCCTGGATCACGGCGGCGAAAGCCCGCCGGCTCCTCGGTCGCGAGCTCGAGCGCGCGCAGGAAGGTGAGCCACGTCGCCGCCTCGTCGCGCGTTTCGAGGGGCGTCTCGTCGACGAGGAGTTGACAGCAGTCGTCGGCGTCGCCGGCGGCCGCGGGGAGGGTGCGGCGGATTGTCTCGACCGCGGCGAGATCCGCGGGCGGTTCGGGGACCGGCTTGAATCGCACGGCTACAGGTCGAAGGAGTCGACGAGCAGGTCCTCGTCCGTTTCGCCGTGGACGTACGTCGGCCCGCCGATCACGTCGATCGTCACCGCCGCGGGCGCGAAGAGATCCGACGGCACCTCCGAGAAATCCCACTCGAGGTCGTCGAAGACCTCGCCGAGCGGCCGGCCGTGATCCTCGGCGGCGCTCGAGGGCACCGAGTCGAAGATATCGGCGTCCTCGCGGACCGTGAGGTGTGCGCGCCCGCCGTAGGCAATCGCGTCGTTCGTCCGCGCGATGGCCGTCCGCTCGTCACCCGCGACGGGCGCGACGGGCGCACGCCCGGTCGCGGAGACGATGTCGAGCGGGTCGTAGCCCAGTTCCGAGAGCCGGAAGGTCGCGAGTTCGGCCGCGCGGGCGGCGTTCGTAATGCTCCCCGTGAGGCTCGCGGTCGGATAAGCCAGCAGGAACACGCTGCTCGTCTCGACCTCGGCGCGCTCGGCGACGTGCTCGGCCACGGACTCGGTCGGATCCGCCTCCGTCTCGATGGCCAGCGCCGTCAGATCGAATGCGTCGGTGTAGCCGATGCGGCGGAACTCCTCCTCTTCGGCCACCAGCGCCCGAGCGGGACCGCTGCCGAGCCCCTCGAAGTCCTCGGTCAGTACCTCCCAGCCCGCCTTCTGGGAACACAGCAACGAGAGCGCCGGCTGATCCGTCGAGAGCTCGACGAAGGGGATCGACGCGTCGCCGAGCTCGCCGAGTTCGTAGCTCGGCGTCGCCATCCCCGCCGTCTGAATTTCGGTCAACAGGAGCCCGGCCTCGATACCGCCGTCGAACTCGAGGCCGAAGTCGAGTACCGTCGATTCGTTCTCGAGGTCGTAGCCCCCGATATTCAACTCCTCGGCGTAGTCGAGGGCCTCGTCGACCAACTCGATCGCCATTCGATTGAGACTTTCCATGGCACCGAATTCACCCTCCGTAGTAAAACCGTTTGCCAGTTCGTGTCTGACCGGTGTCTGACAGGACTGCCCTGTTCTGTACCTCGGATTGCGGTTCCGACAGACGGCCTCGTCTCACATCTCGCGATTTCGGGCCGGTCGCCCGAGCTGTTCTTCGACGGCCGAGACCTTCTCCGCGGCGTCGACGTCCCGCGTCCGTTTGTCGTCGATTTTCAGGACCGTGCTCACGCGGTCGGCATCGACGGCGTCGTGAGCCGCCTGCGCGGCCGCGAAGAGTTCGTCCGTCGTCTCGGCTTCGATCACCGTTCCCATCGGGTTCGTCTCGTAGGTGACGTCGTACGCCTCGAGGGCGTCGACGGCCTTCGCGACCTCGTCGGCCATGCTGTCCTCGATTACTGGTGCGACGCTCAGTAGTGCGACTACCGTCATACGGACCACTGATAGCCGGGCGGAACCTAAATACCGCGTTCGACGGATCATCTCACCGGGTTTCCGTCAACTGCTCGTGAGCGCCGAACGGATGCGGTGCTCACGGTCAGTCGGCAGTGTGTGCGGAGAAAAACGACCAGTGGGACCGGGATCGGGGCAGTGACCGCCGGCGGTCAGTTCGTGGTCGGCGTCCGGGGCGTCTCCGCGGGCGGGTAGATGATGACGTCGCCGTTCGCGTAGACGTACACCTCGTGCTCGAGGGCGGTGAACGCGACGTGGCCGCCCGCACGATCGGAGCCGTCCGCCTTCTGGCTGAAGATACGGTCGAGTGCGTCCGGGTCGACGCTATCGTACAGGGAGAATTCCCCCTGCGAGACGTCGGTGTCCGCGATCGATGCGAGCGCGTGGACGATCGTGGTGGTAATGGTGGCGGTGCCGTCGACATCGTGGTGGAAGACGTACCGATCGTTTGGCTGGTCGTACTGGAGATCGTCCGTGCCGTCTGCGGGTGAGAGTTCAGTTTGCATTGCTATATCTGATCGTTCAATCGTGTATTAGACTGTAGTTACTCATAGTATAAAAGCCACTCGTCGCCGACAATAGTATGTATATGTGAGATACCATCCTCTATTAGTATAATACGTCAAATACCACTGCTAGCGGCTGGTTGCGCGTCTCATCGCCAGCGTCACAGCGATGACACTCGCGACAATACGAGCTTTTGCAACGACAATCGATTATTTCCGGTCAAACTCGACCCCTCACTCCATAGTACAGTTCCCGTCGCGGCGATCTCGCTTCCCCGACCTCCGCGTGACGGGCCGCTTCGTCGCACTCGCCAGTGGAGGTGGTTGTTCGAACGGGGGGCTTCGATAGTCGACCCCTACAGACGTGATTCGTGTGTACTGGATCGAGCGCTCCAACCGGTTGTGAAGGCCACGAGACTCTCGGACCGATTCGGATGGCGATGGCGACTGATCGATCTGCGAACCGCTTGCCACGGCCGCCCGCGGGCTTATCCACACACGCACCCAATCCGACAATATGGCAACCGGTTCAACGGACGATTTCAGTTCGGAACTCGAGAAACTTCGCGATGACCTCCCCGCCGCCGTTGATGAGGCGGCGATCGAGCGGATGCGCGTCGTCGCGCACGCCCTCGACGAAGGGGTCCGGGTCCCGGGGACGGACTTCAAGATCGGACTCGACCCGATCGTCGGGATCCTCCCAGGGGCCGGCGATACCGCAGCAGCGGTCGTCTCGCTGTATCTCGTGGCTGAATCCGCTCGAATGGGCGTCTCCCGGTCGACGCTCGCTCGGATGCTCGCGAACGTCGGCATCGACGCCGTCATCGGCTCCGTCCCCCTTCTCGGCGTTATCTTCGACGCCTTCTGGAAGGCCAACAAGTGGAACCTGAAACTGGCCCTCACGGATCTGGCGGAGGCGAGCGGCGACTCGACGGACGAACCGGAATCGGTACTCATCGACTGAGACGGACCGCTGTCAGTCGGCGACGGCCCACCCGAAGGACGGTCGCCGTTGCGACGGGAATCCATAACGCAATCCGTCCGAGCGAATCGAACCCGTCGCACCGAAACTCTCCCATCGTGGGCAGTCCCCCTCCGTTTATACCCGTCTTCGACGTGTTAGTTCGCATGGGTGAACTCGAAACCGAAGCGGAACAGTCACGGGCGGAAATCGCCCGATACCTCCGAAACCTGGCCGATCAACTCGATAGCGGTGACGATGTAACGCTCGAACTCGGTGGCGCTACGGTCGACCTGAACCCGACGGAGACGGTCACGTTCAAGCTCGAGGGCGAATCGGACTGGTCGGAGGGGGACACCGAAGCCAAACAGAGCATCGAATTCGAACTCGTCTGGTGGCGCGACGCCCGCACGGCCGACGAGGGAACGCTCGACGTTCGAGAGTAACCCGGGGTCAGACAGACCGTTATGTTCCCGCAGATCCTCTTTCCGACCGACGGGAGTCAGGGTGCATCGAACGCGCTCGACCACCTCTTGGATATCGCCACCGCCCACGATTCGACGGTTCACATCCTCAACGTCGCGAATACGACGAAAGATAGCGTTGTCAGGGTTCAAGGTGACGTCGTCGATGTCCTCGAACGAGACGGCGAGCGGATCGTTCGAGATGCCGCTGATCGGGCACAAGAGCGCGGAGTAGCTGTCGTTACTGAGGTCCGCCAGGGCGAGCCCTACAGCACGATCGTCGACTATGCGAACTCGCGCGACATCGATCTCGTTGTCATGCCGACCCACGGACGCCGGGGCCTCGAGCGATTCCTGCTGGGGAGTACGACCGAACGCGTCGTCAGACGAGCCGATGTCCCCGTCCTAACGATCAGGCCGACCGACGACTCGGTCACCTATCCGTATCGGAACGTCCTGGTTCCGACCGACGGGAGCGACTGTGCGAGGGACGCGCTCGAGGTCGGAACCGATATCGCGAACGCGGACGGTGCAACGTTGCACCTCCTGTCGGCGATCGAGACCACGAGTCTCGGCGTCGACGTTCGGAGCGATATCCAGGCGACGATGATCGAGGATACCGCAACCGACATCCTCGAGGACGCGTCGGCGTTCGCAACCGACGCTGGCGTCGGGTCGGTGACCGAGGCGGTCGAATACGGCCCGTCGATTCCTCGAGCGATCCGCTCGTACATCGAGGATCACGACGTCGATCTCGTCGCCGTCGGCACGCACGGACGAACGGGTCTCGAGCGATACCTTCTGGGGAGCGTCACCGAGCACCTCGTACGAACGTCACCGATCCCCGTGCTGACGGTTCGCTCGGCTGCATCGGGGCAGTAGCGACTCGGCTCGAGCCGACGCGATCGATGCTCCGGAATTGGTCGTTGGAGAAGGGCGCTGGCTGGGATTTGAACAACGCGAAGACGGTCCTGCTCGCTCACTTCGTTCGCTCACAGGCTGCGACTTCTCTCGTTCAAACCCAGGACGATTTCTCTGACCACGAATACTCGCGTTGCTACGCAACGCTCGCGATGTTGTGTTCAGAGAAATGCGCTGGCTGGGATTTGAACCCAGGTTGTGACCATGGCAAGGTCACGTGATACCACTACACTACCAGCGCCCTGCTGCACTCATATCTACTGCCGGACGGATGTATAAGGGTTGCGAATCGACCCGCCTTCGGCATGCCGCAGCATGCCGATTCTCGAGTAATTACACTGATAAATCTAGCGAATATCCGGCAAATCCCTCCGGCTTGCGCGGATATCGAATGCAACCAGTTATCAAGGACGAATGTGTGTCCGTTCAGCACGAATTCGGGGGTGTGAGGCGTTCACAGCCGGGATCGAATCCGCTATTCTTTTAAGACCCTCTCCGCAATACATCGCTACAGTCTAGTGACGCGGCGTCGAAGCGTTTCGGTATGACTGTCAGCGTACTCGTGCCGTCGTCAATCTGCCGGGAAGCCGAGGACAAACGCGAGGCAACTCGCAAACTTGGATACGTCGCCCGTGCGGCGACGATCTTCCGGGCCGATCGCCTGGTCGTCTATCCCGATCGGGATGGGGAAACCGGGCGATTTGACGGCGGGTTCGTCAGCATCGTGTTGCGGTACGCCGCAACGCCCCCGTACCTCCGCAACGAGGCGTGGGGGATGCGGGACGAACTGGAGTACGCGGGCATCTTACCGCCGCTCCGCGCCATGTCACAGACCGGCTCCGAATCTACCGGTTCGGGGTCGTCAAGACAAGGAATCGTGACCGAGGTCGGACCTGAAGGGCGCGTCCGGGTCAATTGCGGACTGCAACACCCGATCTCTCTCAACGTACCGCCAAACATGGCGGTCGAAGAGGGGGAGCGCGTGACCGTCAGGATCTCTTCGCGACGACCGGTCCGGGCGAAGCTCGTCGACGATCCCCTTCCGGGGCTTTCGATCGAGCAGACGGACCTGCGGGCAGCACTCGGCCGTGAGGACGCTGGCGTTCGTATCGCGGCCTCCCGATTCGGTGAAGAACTCACCGTCGGGCGGCTCGAGACGCTGGCCGGACGCGTTCAGCGCGACGGGATGACCGTCGCCTTCGGCGCGCCCGAGAGAGGGCTGCCGGCTATCCTCGAAATCGAGGAATCCGCCGTCGGTGCTGCACAGGACGCAGCCGTCGACGGGGATAACGGAGTCGAACCCACTGCCGATCCGGGGTTCGACCTCTGGCTAAATACGGTTCCGGATCAGGGAAGCGAGGTCGTGCGAACGGAAGAAGCTCTGTTCGCCACCCTCGCGCCCCTCTCACTGAGAGAGTGATAGAATGCCACAAGCAAATACACCACGCAAAGGCTCACTCGGGTTCGGCCCACGACAGCGTGCGACCAGCGAGGTCCCACGCTTTAACTCGTGGCCGGACACTGACGGACAGCCGACGCTCCAGGGTTTCGCGGGCTACAAGGCCGGCATGACCCACGTCGTCATGGTCGACGATACAGCGAACTCGCCGACCGAAGGGATGGAAGAGACCGTCCCCGTGACGATCGTGGAGACGCCGCCGATGCGCGCCGTCGCTCTGCGAGCATACGAAGACACGCCGTACGGTATGAAGCCGATAACCGAGGTCTGGACCGACGAGTTCGTTCCCGAACTCGATCGCGTTCTCGACCTTCCCGGTGACGAGACCGACACCGGCGCGACCACGGACGAACTCCGTTCCCTCCACGAGGAGGGTCGCGTCGATGACGTTCGCGTCATCACCCACACGGTACCGGGGGAGCTGCCCTCGATGCCGAAGAAGAAACCGGACGTGATGGAAACGCGCGTCGGCGGCGGCTCCGTCGACGATCGCGTCGAGTTCGCCCTCGAGACGATCGAGAACGGCGGCGAACACGTCATGAACGACGTGTTCCGCGCCGGCGAGTACGTCGACGCGAGCGGCGTCACGAAAGGGAAAGGGACCCAGGGTCCCGTCAAGCGATGGGGCGTCCAGAAACGAAAGGGCAAGCACGCCCGGCAGGGATGGCGCCGCCGCATCGGTAACCTCGGCCCCTGGAACCCGTCCCGCGTTCGGTCGACGGTTCCCCAGCAGGGCCAGACCGGCTACCACCAGCGGACGGAACTGAACAAGCGCCTCGTCGACATCGGCGACGGCGCAGACGCGACGGTCGACGGCGGCTTCGTCAACTACGGCGAAGTCGATGGACCGCACGCGCTGATCAAGGGCTCGCTCCCCGGGCCGCAACAGCGTCTCGTACGCTTCCGCCCGGCGATCCGACCCGGAGACCAGCCGCGCCTCGATCCCGAGGTACGCTACGTCTCCACCGCATCCAACCAGGGATAACACATGGACGCAACAGTACGAAACCTGGACGGCGACGACGCGGACACGGTCGAGCTCCCGGCGGTCTTCGAGACCACGTACCGCCCGGACTTGATCGGCCGAGCCGTGCGCGCCGCGCAGGCAAACCGAAAACAGGACTACGGTGCCGACGAGTTCGCCGGCCTTCGAACGCCGGCTGAATCGTTCGGTAGCGGCCGCGGGATGGCCCACGTTCCACGACAGGAGGGGCGCGCACGCCGCGTTCCCCAGGCCGTCAAGGGACGCAAGGCGCACCCGCCGAAAGCCGAGAAGGACCAGTCCGAATCGATCAACACGAAAGCAAAGAAACTGGCCGTCCGCAGCGCGATCGCTGCGACGACCGACGCCGAACTCGTCGCCGAGCGCGGTCACGAGTTCGACGAGGATGTCGAGACTCCCGTCGTCGTCGACGACGAGTTCGAGGACCTCCACAAGACGCAGGAAGTCGTCGACTTCCTCGAGGCAGCGGGCCTCGCGGACGACATCGAACGCGCCGACGAGGGTCGCAGCGTCCGCTCCGGTCAGGGGAAAGCCCGTGGCCGCAAGTACAAGACGCCGACGTCGATCCTCTTCGTCACATCCAGCGAGACCGGCCCGTCGCGAGCGGCCCGAAACCTCGCCGGTGCAGACGTGACGACGGCAGCCGAGGTCAACGCGGAGGATCTCGCACCCGGCGCACAGCCGGGACGACTCACCGTCTGGACCGAGAGTGCACTCGAGGAGGTGGCCGACCGATGAGCTCGGCCATCGAACACCCGCTGGTCACGGAGAAGGCGATGAACGACATGGACTTCGAGAACAAGCTCCAGTTCGTCGTCAACCCGGACGCGACCAAGCCCGAGATTCGGGACGAGGTCGAAGAGCGCTTCGAGATCTCGGTCGAGAACGTCAACACGCAGGTAACGATGAAGGGTAAAAAGAAAGCGATCGTCCGCCTCGCCGAGGAGGACGACGCACAGGAAGTTGCTTCGCGAATCGGGGTGTTCTGAGAATGGGACGACGCATTCAAGGACAACGACGCGGTCGCGGGACCTCCACGTTCCGCGCCCCGTCGCACCGATACAAGGCGGACCTCGAGCACAAGAAAGAGGAAGACGACGATATCGTCCGCGGGACGGTCGTCGACATCGAACACGACCCGGCCCGCTCCGCACCAATCGCGGCCGTCGAGTTCGACGATGGCGATCAGCGCCTCATCCTCGCACCTGAAGGCATCACTGTTGGCGAGGAGCTCGCAGTCGGTGTCACGGCGGAGATCAAGCCCGGCAACACGCTCCCGCTCGCGGAGGTTCCCGAAGGAGTGCCGGTCTGTAACGTCGAATCGAACCCGGGCGACGGCGGTCGATTCGCCCGAGCCTCGGGGACCAATGCCGACCTGATCACCCACGACCGCAACGCGGCGGTCGTCCAGCTTCCCAGCGGCGAGGTCAAGCGCCTCGATCCGCAGTGTCGCGCCACTATCGGCGTCGTCGCCGGCGGTGGCCGCACGGAGAAGCCGTTCGTCAAGGCCGGCAACAAGTATCACAAGATGAAGTCCCGGGGCACCAAGTGGCCCCGCGTCCGCGGTGTCGCGATGAACGCCGTCGACCACCCCTTCGGTGGCGGCGGCCGACAGCACCCCGGCAAACCCAAGTCCGTCTCGCGGGACGCCCCGCCGGGACGGAAGGTCGGTGACATCGCGTCCCGAAGCACCGGTCGAGGTGGCAAGAAATGAGTCAGGAGTACCGAACCGGCCGCGAAGGTGAGTTTACCTACCGCGGTCACACGCTCGAGGAGCTGCAGTCGATGGAGCTCGACGAGGTTGTGGAACTGTTACCCGCACGACAGCGGCGAAGTATCGAACGCGGCCTCTCCGTCGAGAAGGAGAAGCTCCGAGAGGAGGCCAGCGAGAAGGGCGAAGAAGAGACGGCGAACGACCCGATCCGAACGCACCTGCGGGATATGCCGAT is a window encoding:
- a CDS encoding 50S ribosomal protein L2, yielding MGRRIQGQRRGRGTSTFRAPSHRYKADLEHKKEEDDDIVRGTVVDIEHDPARSAPIAAVEFDDGDQRLILAPEGITVGEELAVGVTAEIKPGNTLPLAEVPEGVPVCNVESNPGDGGRFARASGTNADLITHDRNAAVVQLPSGEVKRLDPQCRATIGVVAGGGRTEKPFVKAGNKYHKMKSRGTKWPRVRGVAMNAVDHPFGGGGRQHPGKPKSVSRDAPPGRKVGDIASRSTGRGGKK
- a CDS encoding 30S ribosomal protein S19 gives rise to the protein MSQEYRTGREGEFTYRGHTLEELQSMELDEVVELLPARQRRSIERGLSVEKEKLREEASEKGEEETANDPIRTHLRDMPILPEFVGLTFEVYTGQSFERVRVEPEMIGHYLGEFQLTRTSVEHGQAGIGATRSSKFVPLK